Proteins from a genomic interval of Nasonia vitripennis strain AsymCx chromosome 3, Nvit_psr_1.1, whole genome shotgun sequence:
- the LOC100121837 gene encoding farnesol dehydrogenase isoform X3 produces MERWAGKVAVVTGASVGIGAAIVNKLLDNGLIVVGLARRVEKVKELIDDRPEAKLHAVECDVTNEENVVTAFAWIKENLGSVDVLVNNAGVTKETTLSDGSLADWRNVLDVNVLGLCVCTREAVRSMRECDGESVIIHISSLAGERVPAVPGFNVYPATKRAVNALAQTLRHELAGTKIRVTKFSDTLVALSDHQPRTGSNRTHGKLLGVHTRGTYGNASSIAE; encoded by the exons atggAGCGCTGGGCTGGGAAGGTCGCGGTCGTCACCGGGGCGAGCGTCGGCATCGGGGCTGCCATTGTCAACAAGCTGCTGGACAACG GGCTGATCGTGGTTGGCCTGGCGAGAAGAGTGGAAAAAGTCAAGGAATTGATCGACGACCGACCCGAAGCCAAGCTTCACGCCGTCGAATGCGACGTGACGAACGAAGAGAACGTCGTCACCGCCTTCGCTTGGATCAAGGAGAATCTCGGCTCCGTCGACGTACTCGTCAACAACGCCGGCGTCACCAAAGAAACGACCCTCTCCg ATGGAAGCCTGGCGGATTGGCGGAACGTGCTGGACGTGAACGTGCTGGGCCTGTGCGTGTGTACGCGCGAGGCTGTGCGCTCTATGCGCGAGTGCGACGGGGAATCGGTAATTATTCACATCAGCAGTTTGGCCGGGGAGCGCGTGCCGGCAGTGCCCGGCTTCAACGTTTATCCCGCCACGAAGCGAGCAGTCAACGCGCTCGCTCAGACGCTGCGTCACGAGCTCGCCGGGACGAAAATTCGCGTGACG aaGTTTAGTGACACACTCGTCGCGCTTTCAGACCATCAGCCCAGGACTGGTAGCAACCGAACTCATGGCAAATTACTCGGCGTTCACACCCGAGGTACTTACGGCAATGCCAGCTCTATTGCCGAGTGA
- the LOC100121837 gene encoding farnesol dehydrogenase isoform X2, which translates to MERWAGKVAVVTGASVGIGAAIVNKLLDNGLIVVGLARRVEKVKELIDDRPEAKLHAVECDVTNEENVVTAFAWIKENLGSVDVLVNNAGVTKETTLSDGSLADWRNVLDVNVLGLCVCTREAVRSMRECDGESVIIHISSLAGERVPAVPGFNVYPATKRAVNALAQTLRHELAGTKIRVTTISPGLVATELMANYSAFTPEVLTAMPALLPSDVAEAVTFVLSMPSHVSVQDIVLRPLGESW; encoded by the exons atggAGCGCTGGGCTGGGAAGGTCGCGGTCGTCACCGGGGCGAGCGTCGGCATCGGGGCTGCCATTGTCAACAAGCTGCTGGACAACG GGCTGATCGTGGTTGGCCTGGCGAGAAGAGTGGAAAAAGTCAAGGAATTGATCGACGACCGACCCGAAGCCAAGCTTCACGCCGTCGAATGCGACGTGACGAACGAAGAGAACGTCGTCACCGCCTTCGCTTGGATCAAGGAGAATCTCGGCTCCGTCGACGTACTCGTCAACAACGCCGGCGTCACCAAAGAAACGACCCTCTCCg ATGGAAGCCTGGCGGATTGGCGGAACGTGCTGGACGTGAACGTGCTGGGCCTGTGCGTGTGTACGCGCGAGGCTGTGCGCTCTATGCGCGAGTGCGACGGGGAATCGGTAATTATTCACATCAGCAGTTTGGCCGGGGAGCGCGTGCCGGCAGTGCCCGGCTTCAACGTTTATCCCGCCACGAAGCGAGCAGTCAACGCGCTCGCTCAGACGCTGCGTCACGAGCTCGCCGGGACGAAAATTCGCGTGACG ACCATCAGCCCAGGACTGGTAGCAACCGAACTCATGGCAAATTACTCGGCGTTCACACCCGAGGTACTTACGGCAATGCCAGCTCTATTGCCGAGTGACGTTGCCGAAGCGGTGACCTTTGTTCTGTCCATGCCGTCGCATGTGTCG GTGCAAGACATCGTTCTTCGACCGCTGGGCGAATCTTggtga
- the SDR gene encoding short-chain dehydrogenase/reductase, translating into MDRWINKVALVTGASGGIGRAVAELLVHHGMKVVGIVRRVDKMKVLADEWKNKSGKLIPIQCDLSNEMEIIRTMEWIEKNLGVVEILVNCAAVNLPALIVEGGVEDWRKTMDVNVLGVVILTQEMLKQLKKKGLDTGIIVNINDICAWHSMDCNRPVSSSYLTAKTALRNMTDNLRVELARMHSNIKVISIVAELVHIAMTERTIREKPRLALQPKDVADAVLMVIQTPDTVLIRDLVITPFRDIIE; encoded by the exons ATGGACCGTTGGATCAACAAAGTCGCCCTCGTCACCGGAGCGAGCGGTGGAATCGGCAGAGCCGTCGCCGAGCTCCTCGTTCACCACGGAATGAAAGTCGTCGGAATCGTTCGTCGCGTCGATAAAATGAAG gTTCTCGCCGACGAGTGGAAGAACAAGTCGGGAAAGCTTATCCCGATACAATGTGACCTCAGCAACGAGATGGAAATAATTCGAACGATGGAGTGGATCGAGAAGAACCTCGGCGTCGTTGAGATTCTGGTAAATTGCGCCGCGGTCAACTTGCCAGCGTTGATCGTCGAGGGAGGCGTCGAGGATTGGAGAAAGACTATGGACGTCAAcgttcttggagtggtcattctGACCCAAGAAATGCTAAAACAATTGAAGAAGAAGG GTCTGGACACTGGAATCATCGTAAACATCAACGACATCTGCGCTTGGCACTCGATGGATTGTAACCGTCCTGTTTCTTCCTCGTACCTAACAGCCAAAACTGCTCTGCGCAATATGACCGACAACCTTCGCGTAGAACTGGCGCGGATGCACTCGAATATCAAAGTTATC AGCATCGTCGCTGAACTGGTCCATATTGCGATGACGGAGAGAACTATCAGGGAGAAGCCTCGCTTAGCTCTGCAACCCAAGGACGTAGCGGATGCTGTTCTGATGGTCATTCAAACTCCCGATACAGTTCTGATCCGCGATCTCGTCATTACTCCTTTTCGCGATATTATCGAGTAA
- the LOC100121837 gene encoding farnesol dehydrogenase isoform X1, which yields MERWAGKVAVVTGASVGIGAAIVNKLLDNGLIVVGLARRVEKVKELIDDRPEAKLHAVECDVTNEENVVTAFAWIKENLGSVDVLVNNAGVTKETTLSDGSLADWRNVLDVNVLGLCVCTREAVRSMRECDGESVIIHISSLAGERVPAVPGFNVYPATKRAVNALAQTLRHELAGTKIRVTVWIMKYIYIYIYMCICIHSMFWCINCYYYRSLVTHSSRFQTISPGLVATELMANYSAFTPEVLTAMPALLPSDVAEAVTFVLSMPSHVSVQDIVLRPLGESW from the exons atggAGCGCTGGGCTGGGAAGGTCGCGGTCGTCACCGGGGCGAGCGTCGGCATCGGGGCTGCCATTGTCAACAAGCTGCTGGACAACG GGCTGATCGTGGTTGGCCTGGCGAGAAGAGTGGAAAAAGTCAAGGAATTGATCGACGACCGACCCGAAGCCAAGCTTCACGCCGTCGAATGCGACGTGACGAACGAAGAGAACGTCGTCACCGCCTTCGCTTGGATCAAGGAGAATCTCGGCTCCGTCGACGTACTCGTCAACAACGCCGGCGTCACCAAAGAAACGACCCTCTCCg ATGGAAGCCTGGCGGATTGGCGGAACGTGCTGGACGTGAACGTGCTGGGCCTGTGCGTGTGTACGCGCGAGGCTGTGCGCTCTATGCGCGAGTGCGACGGGGAATCGGTAATTATTCACATCAGCAGTTTGGCCGGGGAGCGCGTGCCGGCAGTGCCCGGCTTCAACGTTTATCCCGCCACGAAGCGAGCAGTCAACGCGCTCGCTCAGACGCTGCGTCACGAGCTCGCCGGGACGAAAATTCGCGTGACGGTATGGataatgaaatatatatatatatatatatatatgtgtatatgtatacattcgATGTTTTGGTGTatcaattgttattattatagaaGTTTAGTGACACACTCGTCGCGCTTTCAGACCATCAGCCCAGGACTGGTAGCAACCGAACTCATGGCAAATTACTCGGCGTTCACACCCGAGGTACTTACGGCAATGCCAGCTCTATTGCCGAGTGACGTTGCCGAAGCGGTGACCTTTGTTCTGTCCATGCCGTCGCATGTGTCG GTGCAAGACATCGTTCTTCGACCGCTGGGCGAATCTTggtga
- the LOC100118637 gene encoding proteasome subunit alpha type-1 produces the protein MFRNQYDSDVTVWSPQGRLHQVEYAMEAVKLGSATVGLKNKTHAVIVALKRATSELSSHQKKIFPIDKHVGIAMSGLTADARMLSRYMRTECLNYKYSHDNTLPVSRLITTLGNKMQTCTQRYDRRPYGVGLLVAGYDDQGPHIYQTCPSANYFDCKAMAIGARSQSARTYLEKHLSEFLGSDLDELIKHGLRALRDTLPNEADLSIKNVSIGVVGRGTEFSILDETATQGYLSQIEGDDKRGRPTEGEIVSDDQPPQDPPSDPGHRDPVVAVGREQRTSAMDTE, from the exons ATG TTCCGAAATCAGTATGACAGCGATGTCACAGTTTGGAGTCCGCAGGGACGTCTGCACCAAGTGGAGTACGCGATGGAGGCTGTCAAGTTGGGTTCAGCAACAGTAGGTCTTAAGAACAAAACACACGCTGTTATTGTAGCTTTGAAAAGGGCAACATCAGAGTTGTCGTCCcatcagaaaaaaatattcccTATCGACAAACATGTTGGAATCGCCATGTCTGGTCTCACGGCTGATGCCAGGATGCTAAG CCGGTACATGAGAACGGAATGCTTGAACTACAAGTACTCTCATGACAACACTTTGCCAGTCAGTCGCCTTATTACAACTTTGGGAAATAAAATGCAGACCTGTACTCAGCGTTATGATAGAAGGCCTTATGGTGTTGGTCTTTTGGTTGCTGGCTATGAT GACCAAGGACCACACATTTATCAGACTTGCCCATCTGCCAATTATTTTGATTGTAAGGCTATGGCAATTGGTGCCAGGTCGCAAAGTGCGCGGACGTACTTAGAAAAGCATCTTAGTGAATTTCTAGGCTCTGACCTGGATGAACTCATCAAGCATGGTTTGAGAGCATTACGTGATACACTGCCAAATGAAGCAGATCTATCTATAAAG AACGTTTCAATCGGCGTTGTGGGTAGAGGTACCGAGTTTTCAATTTTGGATGAGACGGCAACTCAGGGATACCTGTCTCAAATCGAAGGTGACGATAAACGAGGCAGACCGACTGAGGGTGAAATTGTATCTGATGACCAACCACCACAAGATCCTCCATCGGACCCTGGTCACAGAGATCCTGTAGTTGCAGTTGGTAGAGAACAGAGAACGTCCGCCATGGATACAGAATAA